In Aspergillus nidulans FGSC A4 chromosome II, the genomic stretch AGAATAAATTTCTCGATCAAAACATATAAGCCCGCTGGGAACGTAGAAAGAGGGCCCATGAACAGCGCAATGGCCGTTAGAGTCCCATGCTCGGCCTCGAAACGCTCAAGTAACGGCGTCAACGCAAGCAGATTCAGAAAAGCGTGGAAGAAGCCCGTGTGGATGAAGGGGTAGGTATTGGTCCGATACACTGCACGTCATGTCAGTATTCTtacttccttctttcttgcttgcAGCCTAGCAAACAGACGAAGCACATACTTGTCTTCAGACCCAACTCATCCGGTATCAGGGCACCCCATTGGACAACGCTCCAAACTGTCTGCAGCTCGAGTAGCCAAAACACGATTATTGCAAGGACGACGAGGCGCGTGAAGAGCGGCAGTCGAAGTAAGTATGATCGGACTCTCGACGGATTGAATGGTAACGGCGGCAACGCAGCAGGAGACGTCATTTTTTGTATATTAATCTAGGAATTTGTAGTTGATATGCCAATGCAGCTGAGATTGAATTCGGAGTGAAAACCGCGACACGAATTTGAGTAATCTGGGGCTGTGAGGCGCTGTATGAAAGCACTAGAAGGACGTATGCGGTCTAAAGGCGGTCTTTAGAAATTGCAATGAATCTGGCGAGTCGTATATATGGTTTGAAGGCACGTAGAGGGATACCGTATAACCAGAGAGTCGACAGTTGGTAGAACTTCTGTGCCAGCTCTTAGGAGTAGGACCGGGTAAAACGCGGACCTCCAAAGACGTTGGAAAGAATGGGGCACAGTGGAATTGAGAAGCAGGACTTTCGCACTCGCTACATGGGCGGATCGCAGACAGCAGACgcagaagaagcgaaagCGCAGGACAGACTAATGCTCTTCAACCCGAATGCAGATTAAGCAGTTCCTGACTGCAGTGGAGCCCTTTTCCAGCTCGCCGATCCCCCGGGTCACGTGGACTTTATATACTCGATCAATTGCTGCCTGCGGTGAGGCTTCTATATGCCAAAATAGGGCACAGGCAGTCTATTTCCACCATGCATCCCAATTACGACGGATAAATCACCAAGCTTGGTAAGAGCTGTGTTTTATTGGGGGCTAGAAAGTGTCTGTGGGTTTATGCGTTGGGCGGCGTCAATACGGTGCAGAGGGTAGGCCTGCAACAGTGGCTTCAAACTGAGCTCCTAGCCGTATTTTGGTTTTGCAGGCCATACGTGAGAGGATGAACTCGAAGAGAACGAGTTCATGTAATTGTGAGGCTTGTTGCCAGATAACTAAATACCATGGCGTGCCTCTCATCTGAAATTGATGGTCGATAGAGCTAGTGCATTCATTATTACCACCACATTATTACCCATACTCATATCCAGACCCACATCCATCAACATCGTATCGACATATAACAGGTAACATGATCAAGGAGATATCATAAAGCGTCAAAACGTCCTGGTATATAGCAACTGAAGACAAGACGAGCTAGTCAAGGAGCTGGAATAAGGCCACCACCAGGCTGAAGAAATCAACGGTATAAGGGGTATAATACTCTTTCCAAAATACCAAGCTATTTTTATTAGTTTTTTGGGGGCGTTTTGGTTTCTTTTTATTAGGCAAGATCCAGATTCGCCAAGAATCGGTGGGCATCACACCAGAGCCAAAGCAACGGTGTGAGACTGTATGGACATTCCGAAGCGTTCCTACGCTGGGAATCGGTAAGCGGCAAGCTGCGGGCGAGATTGGCGCTTGAGAGCCCAAGCTTTTATGGCAATGAGGACAATTTCCCAAGCCATGATGAAAGCAGTCAAGCCCAGAGCGATGCTGGTTGCGAACATTGCATCGAGCTCGTAATACTCCAGCGCCTCGACAACATTGCGGGTCTGGCGAAGTTAGCTAATTGTCCTATCTGGTCTTGCACTTGCAGAGACTTACACTCAGCATGAAGATGAGACCCCCAGAAATCAAGCAGAACGATGCGACGATCTCAGTTGGAGGACGAGAAGGCAGGTACGAGGTTGGAGGCTTCAGATACATCAAGACGTACGTGACCCCACGAGCCAAGGCAAAGCCAATAAGCATGTTACCCCACGACTTGTGGACCATGCTAGAGACCATGCTAGTCTGGTGATGCCCTCCCATCATCATAcccagaaggagaatgatGAGCGCAGGCATCGGATTAAGCGACACCTCCTGAGTGTCAGGGGCATTCCAGGCATTGGCGGTTTCGTGCGCTTCCAGGCGAGATGGAGCACGCAAGACGGTGCTGTTCAGCCAGTTCCTGACACGTTTCGACTCGAATAGCATACCGCACAAGCCACCCCCGAAGAACAGGACGGCGATTGATACGTGCTCAAGGTCGGTGGCGGTCCAGGCCCCACCCCAACCGCCGAGGTGCTCGAGGAAGACGTTGCTCACGCCGTaggagaagatggccgcGGATTCGGTGAACTCGCCGCTGCGAATCTTGGCTTTCCAGCCAACAATCTCGCGCGGAGGCTTAACATTCCAAGCCCAGCCCAAGTCCGCCCAGCAGCCCATCATGCGGCCCAAGGTGATGAGACCGTACCAGAAAAAGATACCGCCTTTGATGAAGTGCGCGAGGCCGTTGAAGACTTCTCTGTCTCGCTGTGCGTTGTTAGTAAGGCCCATTACACAGAAGTTGCTATCCTTACCATGATACCACCGTAAGTCACGCCGCCGCTAACAAGCGCAATAGAACCAAGCGGCAGAATCAATCTGTCAATGACATTGTACACGAAATTGAGGATTCGAAGAGCACGGACGGAAACCAAGCTCGGAACGCGGTTGGCAAGGAATCGGTCGAGGACGCCGGTGTGCATGAAACCTCGGGATTCCGAAGACTGTTCGGGGATATCCTCGTCGGGCTTCTCAAAGCCATCGTATTCATCCGAAGGCGACGGGCAAGACGAGCTAGCGCGGCTATGAAGGGACGCCGTGTTCCGCTCAGTGCCCTGACCGCTGTCCCTCGACCAGCGGTATTCATGGCGAATGCCAGCGGGGAGAGTCGTAGGAGTCTCGGCCATGTCGTCGGTCGACACGGGCAAGAATTGCGCACGCTCGTAGGCATTCTCTACCTTCTCTCCTCTACCGGCGTAGGCGAAGATCAGAGCCATCACGACCTGAGCAGAGATCACCCAGGTCGCGACCCAGCCGATCTTGTGGTGGGCATTATTCTCATAGAGATCTGGGGTTTGGCTGTTGTAGACAATACCGACGAACAAACCGACCGCGTTCACCACGAGGAAAATGAATTGCGACAGCAGCGCCATGCGGGACCGGGCGACGCTCAACATAATAGCTTGAACGGGTCAGTTTCTGGTGCGCGACTTGCCGGCTGGCAAAAGGGGCCGATGCCATACCTGTTGGTAACACGAAACACCATGCGACTACCATGAGGGCAATGTGTGCCACGATCCATCCAGTGTACTGTCCGTAGGCAAAATAACTCATGGGCGAGTCGTCGCCATTCTCTGGTTGCGCATTTTCGTGCGAGGCGCCCATATCCATATGATCCATATCCATGTTCATATCCATCTCGTGATCATCGCCATGAGCGAGAGCACTAGCGATGGACGCTAGTAGGAAAACCGCCAGCGCGGCGCGCGAAATGCGCTGCAGCATGGCGCTCAAAGTTTATCTATAACAAAGGACGCGAGAAGGGCGAGTTTAGGCTCTCCCAATTTATGGAGAGCTGCTAGCAGTCAAGCTAAAGCTCGAGCACCTAAACCAAAGCAAATGTACTTGTACGAGCTCTCGGAAAATGAAAAGCTGTGAGGGGAATGCAGTCTCCGTCGTCACTGCCGGCTCTATAGGGCTagaaagctggagagctGAACGGCGCAAAGTATACTCCTTGGTAGGGGACGTGAAGGCGAAAGACACCGATTATGGGATAGAGAGACCAAGGAAcaacaagaaagaaagcgaAAAAAAGAAGTGAGAAACAGGAATGGGCGGTCTTTTATTGGATTTCTTGCCTTGGACTTTGTTGTACTTCGGAGACAGGCGGGGATAGCTGGCCGTGGAAACAAGAGTGGGGCCCTGTtctttccagcttcttcacaacTCGGTTCTCTCAAGTAATAATgttttcctctccatcaCACTATCGCCTCTACGCGGTTTGGTCATCTTTGCCCAACTTCAAACATTCCTACCTACCGCTCTTACTCAGCTTTGCGATAGCGGGTCCTCTGCAGTCTCATCCATTCACCCCGGTGCCACTATATAGAGCTAAGGTCAGCGACGTCACCAGTCATACGATAGCTGCTCTGGGTTTCTAGAGtatcggcggcggcacgGGGCCTGGATCATCGCGGGTACGCTGCACTCCTCAGTGCGGGCAGAGCAAGCACTTTCCTACAAGAGTAATAATTGAAAATGGGACGAGAATCGGGTTCGGAGCAATCGGCAGGAGCGACTTCAACATGCCAAGCCCATGGAGGATGACCTCATCAGGCTAATTAGGTACTGTGCCTGGCGGCGCCGGTCGCGTTTGTTTCTGATATACGCAGTAGCAGTCATGGTCAGAAGCTGGGGTTGATCGTGCTTGGTTTATCTGTAAGCCGTCTGCAAATAATAATAAGCAGCATTTGTCGTATGGGCGGAAGCGTAGAAGTAATCGAGTCGTCGAGTCGTCGAGTTGTGCTGACAATATGTCCATACGCTCATACTATCCATACTATCCATAGGGCTGGTGTGGAGCCCAGCCGAGAACTATAAAGACAGTGGAGAGCTCGATCAGGGATCAAGGTAGTTACGCCAGAGGGCGTTTGCTACCAGGTCGCGACGAGTACTCTGTATGTACCTTCTAGGGAAGATACTCAGAGTCCAGGAGATTGTGTAACTATAGCAGGCACCAGCAATTCGCCCAAGAGCTGCTGAGTCTCATCTGACAACCCAACCGAAGATCCCTGGCTTGGCGGTGTCGGCCATCCGGGCCTTCCGCAGGAGCACGCTTATCGCCACGCACCTCGACATGGGCATGGCATGGCGCTTGTTCCCTGGATCCTGGATGGATGCTCTAATAATGATTCATGGTAAGCTCATCGCCCTATTGGTTTGCTTTCAGCCCGACGCGGGCTCGGGGGGTGGCATGACTGACTCACTTTCGGCTTACGGAGCCGCCTTCGTCTTATACATCGTTCGGCCGTTCTACTATGAGTACACGAGGTACACTAACAGTGTACTCAGCACAGCATTTTTGCTGCATAAAGCCACTGATTCCCCGCATCTTACGATTGCACGCTCGCTGTCACGCACTAAAGCTCGCCTTCATCTGAATCAGCATGGATTAGCAGCTTTATTGTGATTGATAATTCGAGTCCCGTTCCTCCAGCCTTCTGTAGGTCACTTGAACCCCCGGTGGATCCGGTCCGCCCATCATCGCTCTCCTTGATCCTTCAAGTTCGGAGAGTTTCGACGGTCAACATTCTCTTATCAATGTTTGGAATCAGCACGAGCATGGGCGTCAGCATCAACGCCCGCCATGGTCCATCGACGCCGTTGATAGTATACAGTCTGGTTGCAGAACATCGATCGATGTAAACAAACTAAATTACGGTATTGACAGTTGGATGTGTTGACGCTAGACTCCGTAGTCCCAACGGCTTGCTCTGAGTATACTCTCAAGCAGTTAAAAGTCGGAATCCCGGCACTTGTGTCGACCAGGATTCTTCTCAGCTGATTAATAATACTGCAAGTATCCCGAAATGTAATCTCCGGCGTCAATAGAACGATCGAATCATACGCGAGCTATCTTTCATATGGTCCGTGACACTGTGAAAATTTTTGGCGGGAGATCCCGCACTCTTCATGGAAGACGGATCGATGAGATTCCACCGCGACTGCCAAATTTGGCAATGCAGAGTAAGCGAGTCCGAGCTTCGTTCGGATACTCGGAAAGTCGGATTTTCGGATACCCGATGTGGTGGTTTCTTGGCAGTGGGCTACTCCAATACGCTAACTACACGGACTCGAGGTTACTTAGACATCAGCTCTTGACTGTCACAGTCGCAATTTAGCTGCAATATGCTTCAAGAGCGGCTCGCAGTACCTGGCGGATCCAAATCAAGCACCTGAGTATGTCTCATTTAATTGGTCTGTCCAGTAGGTCATCTATATATCGCAACAAgccttcattctctcttaTACCATTCAACCCAGACTCCGAGACTATAGCTAGTCTGTGATTCGTTCGCACTTCGCTTAGCGTCAGAGGTAAATATCTCTCAATAGAGTGGCCGTAAGCCCGGCAATGTTGGAATATAGGGGACTAGCTATTTTTCCAATTCGGATTCTTGCCTAGTAGTCAGCCTAGAAGTCATTATTGGACATACTGACAGTGTAGTATCTCGTAACCAAGGTCGATGCTTACAAGTTTACATATAGATATATAGTGGAGGAGCCAGGAACTGGTTAGCTAAAAATAATGATATAATATACGCGAACATAAACTGACCTAATTAATCGGCGGTAGCCATTCTCGTATAATCACGACTCTTTTGTTTGACCATCGAGTCAAGCGATGAAGAATAGCCAATATCCTGAAGTGCTTGGCCTCTTGAGGGCCATTATTGTAACTCTGGACAAATTGAGGCAACCCTCCCCTTCAATCTTCCCAGCATGTTCTCTAATATCCCAGTTCTAGTATGACAATCTCGATATATATTTCATCTTCAATTGGCCAAACACGGCTCTATCTCCTGCTGACACTGCCCACTCTGACTCCATAGTTGAATTAAATCCACCACGCATAACCTACCAACGCCACATTCTAAGGTTGATGGTACCGGTATTTCCCCTACTGCAGCGTAGTGGCGGCTAGTGCCGATTTACATTGTACCGAAGTAGGGTACACTAGTATAGCACTGTGGACTCCGTCGCGTGCGGCTCTGCGCACTACGTAGTAGCAAGCTTACAAAATGCCGAAGTGAGCCTCGTGGAATAAGTAACCCGCTCCATGATGTCAGAGTGGCGCAAGTTGTCCTGAGGCGTAAAGAATTACTGGGCGTAAAATGATAGGTAGGCACATGCCTGTCTGTCACCTAATGCCCTACTGTAGAGGAGAGATACTACCCTGTATACGCCTGTGCCTAGCACTACAGCGCTGCAAATTGGTAACTGGCGACAAAGCGTCATGAACTCGTTTAGCACTGCTACGACATCGATCTACGAAACCGCGGACTCAATGTATGCCTGTACATTCTATTCATGTCTCGATCCATATACACAAACATCCTTGGTATCAGCCGGGCGTTAATCTAGAGGTACTGGTTGAACCAGTTAACGGCCTGACAGAACGTCTGCTCCTTGGCGAACTTGTGGTGCTTGTTGCTGAGATCCGCGCGAACGGCGAACCCGTGAGTGACACCGCTGTACAGGTTGATCTGCCAGTTCTGGCCGGTCTTGATGAGGATTTCCTCGGACTTGTGACGAAGCTCTGTGGTGAAGATCTGATCGATTTCTGCGTTGTATTGTGTCAGCATATCTCCAtccaaggaagatgaacgGAAAAGAGCGGTcaaataaaagaaaaaacgTACCAGAAGCACAGATGGAAAGAGGACCAGCAATGGCtgcaagctcctcctcggtgacGAAAGACGGGTGAGCGGTGTAGCCGACATCGAGCTTGCCGGGCTTCAAGAAGCGGCAGACGTACTATCAATTGTTAGTTGACGAGCAGGAGGGCTGTGGGTTTGGTATGGATGGAAGCTACCTTTCCACCGAAGCAGTATCCAACACCAGCAACGCGCTTGACGCCGAGGTCCCCGCGGACGTATTTAATGGTAGCCTCGACAATAGGGTCGACGACCGGGG encodes the following:
- a CDS encoding Ytp1 family protein (transcript_id=CADANIAT00005012), which codes for MLQRISRAALAVFLLASIASALAHGDDHEMDMNMDMDHMDMGASHENAQPENGDDSPMSYFAYGQYTGWIVAHIALMVVAWCFVLPTAIMLSVARSRMALLSQFIFLVVNAVGLFVGIVYNSQTPDLYENNAHHKIGWVATWVISAQVVMALIFAYAGRGEKVENAYERAQFLPVSTDDMAETPTTLPAGIRHEYRWSRDSGQGTERNTASLHSRASSSCPSPSDEYDGFEKPDEDIPEQSSESRGFMHTGVLDRFLANRVPSLVSVRALRILNFVYNVIDRLILPLGSIALVSGGVTYGGIMRDREVFNGLAHFIKGGIFFWYGLITLGRMMGCWADLGWAWNVKPPREIVGWKAKIRSGEFTESAAIFSYGVSNVFLEHLGGWGGAWTATDLEHVSIAVLFFGGGLCGMLFESKRVRNWLNSTVLRAPSRLEAHETANAWNAPDTQEVSLNPMPALIILLLGMMMGGHHQTSMVSSMVHKSWGNMLIGFALARGVTYVLMYLKPPTSYLPSRPPTEIVASFCLISGGLIFMLSTRNVVEALEYYELDAMFATSIALGLTAFIMAWEIVLIAIKAWALKRQSRPQLAAYRFPA
- a CDS encoding uncharacterized protein (transcript_id=CADANIAT00005013), with protein sequence MGMAWRLFPGSWMDALIMIHGKLIALLVCFQPDAGSGGGMTDSLSAYGAAFVLYIVRPFYYEYTSSPSSESAWISSFIVIDNSSPVPPAFCRSLEPPVDPVRPSSLSLILQVRRVSTVNILLSMFGISTSMGVSINARHGPSTPLIVYSLVAEHRSM
- a CDS encoding dienelactone hydrolase family protein (transcript_id=CADANIAT00005014), which codes for MASNPPGACCASGFRHEGNPVGEIKNVNGTDTYIVYPKDNKSPEKAIIILSDIFGIYVNAQLLADEFAENGYLAVLPDLFRGDAIKLSDMESGRANLPEWLPKHQTPVVDPIVEATIKYVRGDLGVKRVAGVGYCFGGKYVCRFLKPGKLDVGYTAHPSFVTEEELAAIAGPLSICASEIDQIFTTELRHKSEEILIKTGQNWQINLYSGVTHGFAVRADLSNKHHKFAKEQTFCQAVNWFNQYL